A window of the Lactuca sativa cultivar Salinas chromosome 5, Lsat_Salinas_v11, whole genome shotgun sequence genome harbors these coding sequences:
- the LOC111892187 gene encoding sm-like protein LSM2, with protein sequence MLFFSYFKDLVGKEVTVELKNDLAIRGTLHSVDQYLNIKLENTRVVDQEKFPHMLSVRNCFIRGSVVRYVQLPPEGVDIELLHDATRREARGG encoded by the exons ATG CTGTTCTTCTCGTACTTCAAGGATTTGGTGGGAAAAGAAGTGACTGTGGAACTGAAGAATGATTTGGCGATACGTGGAACCCTTCATTCGGTCGATCAGTATCTCAATATCAAGCTTGAGAACACCAGGGTCGTTGATCAAGAAAAGTTCCCTCACATG CTTTCAGTGAGGAACTGTTTCATTCGAGGATCAGTGGTGAGATATGTGCAGTTACCACCAGAGGGAGTTGACATCGAGCTGCTCCATGATGCCACTAGAAGAGAAGCTCGTGGTGGTTAG